In Thiovibrio frasassiensis, one DNA window encodes the following:
- the smpB gene encoding SsrA-binding protein SmpB, with protein MAVKVVCTNKKAYHDFTIESEIEAGLQLLGSEVKSLRAGKANLRDGFAKIKNDEVFLQRVHISPYSHATYDAPDPVRERKVLLKKREILKLVGKIKEKGYSLIPLKMYFNERGLAKVVLGLAKGKKLYDKRESLKKKDTDREIDRAMLKYR; from the coding sequence GTGGCTGTGAAGGTTGTCTGCACCAATAAAAAAGCCTATCACGATTTCACCATTGAGTCGGAGATCGAGGCAGGGCTCCAATTGTTGGGTTCGGAGGTGAAGTCGCTCCGGGCCGGTAAGGCCAATCTGCGTGATGGCTTTGCCAAGATCAAAAACGACGAGGTTTTTCTCCAGCGGGTGCATATCTCGCCATACAGCCACGCCACCTACGATGCGCCGGATCCCGTGCGGGAGCGCAAGGTGCTGCTCAAGAAGCGCGAGATTCTCAAGCTTGTTGGCAAGATCAAGGAAAAAGGGTACTCCTTGATCCCCCTGAAGATGTATTTTAATGAGCGGGGGCTGGCCAAGGTTGTGCTTGGCTTGGCCAAGGGCAAGAAGCTCTACGACAAGCGGGAATCGCTCAAGAAGAAAGATACGGACCGCGAGATTGACCGGGCCATGCTAAAATATAGATAG
- a CDS encoding site-2 protease family protein translates to MNIPKLIQEIAILAPPFLLALTVHEFAHGFIAYKLGDPTAQRLGRLSLNPLRHLDPLGVLAFLIMKIGWAKPVPVDARYFKNPRRDMIWVSLAGVSANLLLAVASGLAARLLIPLANLLPMALFWPLIQMIAASVWINVMLAVFNLIPIPPLDGSQVLSNLLPREMARIYNKLEPLGFFILLALFYTGIIPKIMRPLISFAQGLILG, encoded by the coding sequence ATGAATATCCCCAAGCTCATCCAAGAAATCGCCATCCTTGCCCCCCCGTTTCTTCTGGCGCTCACGGTGCACGAATTTGCCCACGGCTTCATCGCCTACAAGCTTGGCGACCCCACCGCCCAGCGCCTTGGCCGGCTCAGCCTGAATCCGCTGCGCCACCTTGATCCCCTTGGGGTTTTGGCCTTCCTGATCATGAAGATCGGCTGGGCCAAACCGGTACCGGTGGATGCCCGCTATTTTAAAAATCCGCGGAGGGACATGATCTGGGTCTCGCTGGCCGGGGTTTCCGCCAATCTGTTGCTCGCCGTGGCCAGCGGCCTTGCGGCCCGACTGTTGATTCCCCTCGCCAACTTGCTGCCCATGGCGCTCTTCTGGCCGCTCATCCAGATGATCGCCGCCAGCGTCTGGATCAACGTGATGCTCGCCGTCTTCAACCTGATTCCCATCCCGCCCCTGGACGGCAGTCAGGTGCTCAGCAATCTTCTGCCCCGGGAAATGGCCCGGATCTACAATAAACTGGAACCCCTGGGCTTTTTCATTCTCCTGGCTCTGTTCTACACCGGCATCATCCCAAAGATCATGCGCCCGCTGATCTCCTTTGCCCAGGGGCTGATTCTGGGCTGA
- a CDS encoding GspE/PulE family protein, which produces MGCLNDEGYLLDLLLQNRLINAEQRTLVENRKAQQRQLLLRQHSARRKSDTGRERDDSLSFVDIIVSLNLELPGKKGQALTEELIFRAVAKDLGLPFKKLDPLELDLKTVTKTIPRTFAFRHLLLPFSIANGVLEVAICNPDNKTVLAEIERANQLTVKPYLATKSDIRKTLAEFFGFQSSITAAETHLARPLVDLGNLEQYVRISSTEEAASSDQHVTSAVDHMFNYAFEQRASDIHIEPKREQAQVRLRIDGVLHTIYKLPKVVHAAVISRIKSLARMDIAEKRRPQDGRIKVDRGGQEAEIRVSTVPVAFGEKAVLRILDPDILFQDVENIGFSARDLEVYQSFMSAPHGIFLVTGPTGSGKSTTLYSTLKQIATPEKNVVTVEDPVEMVHEEFNQIPVQPLLDVTFSTILRNILRQDPDIIMIGEIRDLDTAVNAVQAALTGHLVFSTLHTNDAVASISRLLDLGVQPFMIGSTLLGAMAQRLVRKICPHCSESYRVSTDELRGFGLPVTEEGEIELRRGKGCPQCRATGYLGRSGIFEIFVMSDKIRKQISGGNSETEIRQTAMEEGMTTLKADAWCKVKSGITTPEEALRVTGGD; this is translated from the coding sequence ATGGGATGTCTGAATGACGAGGGCTATCTCCTCGACCTCTTGCTGCAAAATCGGTTGATCAATGCCGAGCAACGCACCCTTGTCGAAAACCGCAAGGCCCAACAGCGTCAGCTTCTGCTCCGGCAGCACAGCGCCCGGCGCAAGAGTGATACGGGCAGGGAAAGGGATGATTCCCTGAGCTTTGTTGATATCATCGTCTCGTTGAATCTGGAACTGCCCGGGAAAAAAGGGCAGGCGCTCACCGAGGAGCTGATTTTTCGGGCCGTGGCCAAGGATCTGGGGCTGCCGTTTAAAAAGCTCGACCCCCTTGAGCTGGATCTGAAGACCGTTACCAAGACCATCCCCCGCACCTTTGCCTTCCGGCATCTGCTGTTGCCGTTTTCCATTGCCAATGGCGTGCTTGAGGTTGCCATCTGCAACCCGGACAACAAAACGGTCCTGGCTGAGATCGAGCGGGCCAACCAGCTCACGGTCAAGCCGTATTTGGCCACCAAGAGCGACATCCGTAAGACCCTGGCCGAGTTCTTCGGTTTCCAGTCTTCCATCACCGCAGCGGAAACCCATCTGGCCCGGCCCTTGGTGGATCTGGGCAATCTCGAGCAGTATGTGCGCATCTCCTCCACCGAGGAGGCGGCCTCCTCGGACCAGCATGTGACCTCGGCGGTGGACCATATGTTCAACTATGCCTTTGAGCAGCGGGCCAGCGATATCCACATCGAGCCCAAGCGTGAGCAGGCGCAGGTCCGCTTGCGCATCGATGGGGTGCTGCATACCATCTATAAGCTGCCCAAGGTGGTTCATGCCGCAGTCATCTCCCGGATCAAATCCCTTGCCCGGATGGACATTGCCGAGAAGCGGCGGCCCCAGGACGGGAGAATCAAGGTGGATCGCGGTGGTCAGGAGGCGGAGATCCGGGTCTCCACCGTGCCGGTGGCCTTTGGCGAAAAGGCGGTGCTGCGAATCCTGGATCCGGATATCCTTTTTCAGGATGTGGAAAATATCGGTTTCTCTGCGCGCGATCTTGAAGTGTACCAAAGCTTCATGTCTGCGCCCCATGGGATTTTTCTCGTGACTGGGCCAACGGGCAGCGGCAAGTCCACCACCCTCTATTCGACCCTTAAGCAGATCGCCACCCCGGAGAAGAACGTGGTTACCGTGGAGGATCCGGTGGAGATGGTGCATGAGGAGTTCAACCAGATTCCGGTGCAGCCTTTGCTGGATGTGACCTTTTCCACCATCCTCCGCAATATCCTGCGCCAGGACCCGGACATCATCATGATCGGCGAGATCCGCGATCTGGATACGGCGGTGAATGCCGTGCAGGCGGCGCTCACCGGCCATCTTGTTTTTTCCACCCTCCACACCAACGATGCCGTGGCCTCCATCAGTCGCTTGCTCGATCTGGGGGTGCAGCCGTTCATGATCGGTTCGACCCTCCTTGGGGCCATGGCCCAGCGGCTGGTGCGGAAAATTTGCCCCCATTGCAGCGAGAGCTACCGTGTCTCGACCGACGAGTTGCGCGGTTTCGGCTTGCCGGTGACCGAGGAGGGTGAGATCGAGCTGCGGCGGGGCAAGGGGTGTCCGCAATGCCGGGCTACCGGCTACCTTGGCCGGAGCGGCATTTTTGAGATCTTCGTGATGAGCGACAAGATCCGCAAGCAGATCAGCGGGGGGAACTCTGAAACAGAGATCCGGCAAACCGCCATGGAGGAGGGCATGACCACCCTCAAGGCGGATGCCTGGTGCAAGGTGAAAAGCGGCATCACCACCCCGGAGGAGGCCTTGCGGGTAACCGGAGGGGATTAG
- a CDS encoding PilC/PilY family type IV pilus protein yields the protein MKAYDLKMVRIGKLFAILALGVFSLVVPTGKAWAAPTYIDETSAQFSSTGTWTTISSHSEAYPTPGSFKESGIGAVTATWSMPATLATGNYEVWANWRTLSTYGTCVQFDVTHAAGTTSKKVNQSTPDTPPYFGAGNRSSDNFLGVFTLNSSSRVKLTHTASAGNLASADAIMLVPTTETAPVTLDISDLPLASQIQSAPPNLMFLLDDSGSMDWEFLTPEADGIFASEYYVFDNPGDNVYSSTYILTGTDRAKFKAQWSGYNRLYYNPKTTYTPWPSLGNASTTTPRSHPMSAAYTINLDATYYAISSDIVLDNKDAAAYAQSGTVKESSASYEYLSSSYYLDVTGQWATWTTPANLAGDHEVWVWWTISGTRDNNAKYEIFDGAGLKNTVFKNQTVNGGQWISLGTYTFAGTAKGSVKLTRSGNGSSTSADAVKFVPAASASINILNAHYYTWDDVNSNGVRDAGESIWLVNLTDPIAYYRFNDANANDRVESGELIVTAAASVPATVRTTALPTSASAYTTERQSFANWYSFYRRRELTATAAISRVISGITQMRVGIKSINNKIHQPVVDVHVGASDQTATLYSTLYALNITAMGTPLRLGLKSVGQYYDVDDGQDGGIGASPIATEINGGACQQNFCIMMTDGYYNGNSPAVGNVDGNNGAPFADGYSDTLSDVAMYYYENDLANNLVNKVKEISAYDNATWQHMSTYSVAFGVTGTLNPDSYPESNNFKNAAGAYPVWPNPTAGSLQKIDDLWHASVNGRGSFLSAGDPQELVDALTAVVQNISSKAGSESSLTLNSDGLSGDLQVGSRLYETTYNPGDWSGDVKAYSVDYITGVPQLPALWSTRQLLEDFLDSASTAHTTRIIATYDGSRALGSRGIPFKYAYLTATQQALMHSDSTAVDYLRGDSSLEVQKGGSFRDRVWHLGDIVNSMAVYNDDVLYVGANDGMLHAFSATSGEELFAYVPNLVLGNMYNLTQTTYTHNFFVNASPTVRRVGTSTTYLFGGLGKGGKGYYCLDISPAKTATFQDLSASQVAKETQLNSMVKWEYSGACPTLDNDLGYTFSDADMLRSNATSVNSGLPVAGYVLFFGNGYSSPNGSAVLYCLNPETGAVIKKIDTQSGPGNGLTTPVVFDGNGDFRVDYAYAGDLKGNLWKFDLSSADPANWDVAYKIGGVPEPVFRTQSPGQPITSRPEVMYAPNNENTGEANPGYMVIFGTGKYLGVSDISDTSQQSVYGIWDYGDDADNAEFLGRFAPGAAQKLSNQPVGYTLLEQTDIYESETVVANFSAIPPTTTDAATVTFEDHSSGTITSRLWDFGDTTTSTATSPDHTFTVPGIYDVSLTVTRTTPTPVVSSAKVATITVKHDMVGVIATDLHDNPELPDASTVLAYFESAVSTATTSGVTVQFSNLSQGLVTNPAYLWDFGDGDTSTLAAPAHTYTAIGDYTVTLIVSSDEGGDTRTNSNYISISHPWVVAIDQNEGTGATTWSDVRVFSNNVAHYCTEADATTGQHKNPGPCPDDPDTVSINENDPAVYPVHLGWYFNLPTPRERVVVNADIGGGVAWIISHIPQETMCSAEGYSWVMALDAASGGRTDASIFDINYDRRINSEDLIQIGTEWVSITGFKVDKRVYMPGRLYDVKTKTENIYFEVGTDGGDGTGTPPIVGKAPRQGVVLWQEMN from the coding sequence ATGAAAGCCTATGACCTTAAGATGGTTCGGATTGGCAAGCTGTTCGCTATTCTTGCCCTGGGAGTTTTTTCCCTGGTTGTGCCCACGGGCAAGGCGTGGGCTGCGCCGACCTATATTGATGAAACCAGTGCCCAGTTTTCTTCAACCGGTACCTGGACGACCATCTCCAGCCATTCGGAGGCCTACCCTACGCCGGGGAGCTTTAAGGAGTCGGGGATTGGTGCGGTAACCGCCACTTGGAGCATGCCGGCCACTCTGGCTACCGGCAACTATGAGGTCTGGGCAAACTGGCGAACCTTGAGTACCTACGGGACCTGTGTGCAGTTTGATGTCACCCATGCGGCGGGAACCACCTCGAAGAAGGTCAATCAGAGTACGCCGGATACTCCCCCGTATTTTGGCGCAGGCAACAGAAGTTCTGATAATTTTCTTGGCGTTTTCACCCTGAATTCCTCAAGCAGGGTAAAGCTGACCCATACAGCCAGCGCCGGGAATCTGGCCTCAGCCGATGCCATCATGCTGGTGCCGACCACCGAAACAGCGCCCGTAACGCTTGATATTTCCGATCTACCGCTGGCCAGTCAAATTCAATCCGCCCCCCCCAACCTCATGTTTCTCCTTGACGACTCGGGGAGCATGGACTGGGAGTTTTTAACTCCTGAAGCTGATGGCATCTTTGCTTCTGAATATTATGTGTTCGATAATCCCGGTGATAATGTTTACTCCAGTACCTATATTCTGACTGGTACGGATCGGGCCAAATTCAAGGCCCAATGGTCCGGGTACAACAGGCTGTACTATAATCCGAAAACAACCTATACCCCATGGCCAAGCTTGGGCAATGCCTCAACCACCACGCCCAGATCCCACCCCATGAGTGCGGCGTATACCATCAATCTTGATGCAACCTACTATGCGATAAGTAGTGATATCGTTCTTGATAACAAGGATGCGGCGGCGTATGCCCAAAGCGGCACGGTCAAAGAATCCAGCGCTTCCTATGAATATCTGAGCAGTTCGTATTACCTGGATGTGACCGGGCAATGGGCGACTTGGACCACGCCGGCTAATCTGGCTGGAGATCATGAGGTGTGGGTGTGGTGGACCATCTCCGGAACCCGGGATAATAATGCCAAATATGAGATATTTGACGGCGCAGGGTTAAAAAATACCGTGTTCAAAAACCAGACGGTAAACGGAGGGCAATGGATATCGTTGGGGACATATACTTTCGCGGGCACCGCCAAGGGGTCGGTGAAGCTGACCAGATCCGGAAACGGGAGCAGTACCAGCGCCGATGCGGTCAAGTTTGTGCCTGCGGCCAGCGCATCGATAAATATCCTCAATGCCCACTATTATACCTGGGATGATGTGAACAGCAACGGGGTGCGCGATGCGGGCGAGAGCATCTGGTTGGTCAATCTCACCGACCCCATCGCCTACTACCGGTTTAACGATGCAAATGCCAACGACCGGGTTGAATCAGGCGAGTTGATCGTTACCGCCGCCGCATCAGTTCCGGCAACCGTTCGCACCACCGCCCTGCCAACCTCGGCCAGTGCCTATACGACGGAGAGGCAGAGTTTCGCCAACTGGTATTCCTTTTATCGACGGCGGGAGTTGACCGCCACTGCCGCCATTTCCCGGGTAATCAGCGGCATTACCCAGATGCGGGTCGGGATCAAAAGTATCAACAACAAGATCCATCAGCCCGTAGTGGATGTGCATGTGGGGGCGAGCGACCAGACCGCCACCCTGTATAGCACCCTCTATGCCCTAAATATCACGGCGATGGGTACCCCGTTGCGGTTGGGCCTGAAAAGCGTAGGCCAATACTATGACGTCGATGATGGGCAAGATGGGGGCATAGGCGCCTCGCCCATCGCCACTGAAATCAATGGCGGAGCCTGCCAGCAGAACTTTTGCATCATGATGACGGACGGCTATTACAATGGAAATAGTCCTGCTGTTGGTAACGTGGATGGCAATAATGGCGCCCCCTTTGCCGATGGCTATTCGGATACCCTGTCGGATGTCGCCATGTATTATTATGAAAACGACTTGGCGAATAATCTGGTCAACAAGGTCAAGGAAATCAGTGCCTACGACAACGCAACCTGGCAACATATGTCGACCTATTCCGTTGCCTTTGGCGTTACCGGCACGCTCAACCCGGACTCCTATCCGGAAAGCAATAACTTTAAGAATGCTGCCGGGGCGTATCCGGTTTGGCCGAACCCGACTGCCGGGAGCTTGCAGAAGATCGACGACCTCTGGCATGCCTCGGTCAATGGCCGCGGTTCCTTCCTGAGCGCCGGGGACCCGCAGGAGTTGGTCGATGCACTGACTGCCGTGGTGCAGAACATCTCTTCCAAGGCGGGCTCGGAGTCCTCACTGACCCTGAACAGCGATGGCTTGAGCGGGGATCTTCAGGTTGGCAGCCGCTTGTACGAAACAACCTACAACCCCGGGGACTGGTCCGGCGATGTGAAAGCCTACAGCGTTGATTATATTACCGGAGTTCCGCAGCTCCCTGCGCTGTGGTCTACCCGGCAGCTCCTGGAAGATTTTCTGGACAGTGCTTCGACGGCCCACACCACCCGGATTATTGCCACCTATGACGGTAGCCGTGCCCTTGGCAGCCGAGGGATTCCGTTTAAGTATGCATATCTTACCGCTACGCAGCAGGCATTAATGCACAGTGATAGCACTGCGGTGGATTATCTCCGGGGCGATAGCTCGCTGGAAGTACAGAAAGGCGGCTCTTTTCGCGACCGGGTATGGCATCTGGGGGATATTGTTAATTCCATGGCAGTCTACAATGATGATGTGCTCTATGTCGGTGCCAACGATGGTATGTTGCACGCCTTCAGCGCTACATCCGGGGAGGAGTTGTTTGCCTATGTCCCCAATCTGGTGCTGGGGAATATGTATAATCTCACGCAGACCACGTATACCCATAACTTCTTTGTAAATGCCAGTCCCACTGTTAGGCGGGTTGGTACTTCGACAACCTATCTCTTCGGTGGTCTGGGAAAAGGGGGCAAGGGATACTATTGCCTGGATATCTCTCCGGCAAAAACAGCTACCTTTCAGGATCTGTCCGCCTCCCAGGTGGCAAAGGAAACGCAGCTCAACTCCATGGTGAAATGGGAATATTCCGGCGCATGTCCCACCCTGGATAATGACCTTGGCTATACATTCAGTGATGCCGACATGCTGCGATCAAATGCCACCTCTGTGAACAGCGGTCTGCCCGTCGCCGGATATGTGCTGTTTTTCGGTAACGGCTACAGCAGCCCGAACGGCAGCGCGGTTTTGTACTGTCTCAATCCGGAAACGGGCGCGGTGATCAAAAAGATCGACACCCAGAGCGGTCCCGGCAACGGGCTTACCACTCCGGTAGTGTTTGATGGTAATGGTGATTTTAGAGTTGATTATGCGTACGCCGGGGATCTGAAGGGGAACCTCTGGAAATTCGATCTCTCCTCTGCCGACCCGGCAAACTGGGATGTTGCCTATAAGATTGGCGGTGTGCCCGAACCGGTGTTCAGAACGCAAAGCCCGGGGCAGCCCATAACCTCAAGACCGGAGGTTATGTATGCCCCCAACAATGAGAACACCGGGGAAGCCAATCCTGGATACATGGTAATTTTCGGGACGGGGAAATACTTGGGTGTGTCCGATATCTCCGATACCAGCCAGCAATCCGTTTACGGGATCTGGGATTATGGCGATGATGCCGATAACGCTGAATTTCTTGGCCGGTTTGCTCCGGGGGCAGCCCAAAAGCTGAGCAATCAGCCGGTTGGATATACCCTGCTTGAGCAGACCGATATCTATGAATCGGAGACCGTGGTCGCCAATTTTTCCGCTATTCCTCCCACCACAACGGATGCGGCGACGGTCACTTTTGAGGACCATTCCTCGGGTACCATTACTTCCCGCCTGTGGGATTTCGGAGACACCACCACGAGTACGGCAACCAGCCCTGATCATACCTTCACCGTGCCCGGGATCTATGATGTCAGTCTTACCGTAACCAGAACAACACCCACGCCGGTGGTGTCGAGCGCCAAAGTGGCCACCATAACCGTTAAGCACGACATGGTTGGCGTTATTGCCACGGATCTCCATGACAATCCCGAGCTTCCGGATGCCAGCACGGTATTGGCCTATTTCGAAAGTGCGGTCAGCACCGCGACAACCTCCGGGGTTACCGTGCAGTTCAGTAACCTCTCGCAAGGGCTTGTGACCAACCCTGCCTACTTGTGGGATTTCGGCGATGGCGACACAAGCACTCTTGCTGCTCCGGCGCATACCTATACGGCAATTGGGGATTATACTGTTACCTTGATCGTCAGTTCGGATGAAGGGGGGGACACCAGAACGAATTCTAACTATATCAGCATCTCGCACCCATGGGTGGTCGCCATCGATCAGAACGAAGGAACTGGGGCCACGACCTGGAGCGATGTGAGGGTCTTTAGCAACAATGTGGCTCATTACTGCACTGAAGCTGATGCGACCACCGGGCAGCATAAGAATCCCGGGCCGTGTCCAGATGATCCAGACACCGTCAGCATCAACGAAAATGACCCCGCAGTATATCCAGTGCATCTGGGCTGGTATTTCAATCTGCCCACCCCGAGGGAACGGGTGGTGGTTAATGCGGATATCGGGGGGGGAGTCGCCTGGATTATTTCCCATATCCCGCAGGAAACCATGTGCAGTGCCGAGGGTTATTCCTGGGTCATGGCTCTTGATGCCGCAAGCGGAGGACGCACCGATGCCTCCATCTTTGATATCAATTATGATCGGAGAATCAATTCGGAAGATTTAATCCAGATTGGGACAGAGTGGGTTTCCATAACCGGCTTTAAAGTTGATAAACGGGTGTACATGCCGGGCCGGTTGTATGATGTGAAAACCAAAACGGAGAATATTTATTTTGAGGTGGGGACCGACGGAGGTGATGGAACAGGAACTCCGCCGATTGTTGGTAAAGCACCCCGGCAGGGGGTCGTCCTCTGGCAGGAAATGAATTAA